From the genome of Triticum aestivum cultivar Chinese Spring chromosome 3B, IWGSC CS RefSeq v2.1, whole genome shotgun sequence, one region includes:
- the LOC123065942 gene encoding transcription factor DUO1-like encodes MASLCDMFLSQELAAAAAMSADAYGRFERYSMSSAHGFPQYQQAGNAPTGFPDTGFLVSGFGKPPTIFIMPAGTHAAAGYGAEAVPVEIPVVRRQTPASRNARATPFRGPWTEEEDELLRRLVDEHGEHKWATISKHLPGRIGKQCRERWTNHVRPGIKKDHIWTEADDILLIDAHKIHGNRWSTIARCLPGRSENAIKNHWNATKRSLKSKRRLKKKTSQQAAPGQFTLLEEYIRDKTMADENVAPPSPSSGLGYDGQVFPNAAAMLAVSTPPGMGQYLHPADAAGSSSQAGMMNLRAPLPDLNAAYSGEMLERYYYPASFPTYSNNNLLHHGPEPAFPQMFSAQARMLAACTNLKLFPLPQYLGGGYYGGETGSSSAGGSSDQDEDVVQMASREFQTSDDETTLDLTGFN; translated from the exons ATGGCGTCGTTGTGTGACATGTTTTTGAGCCAGGAGCTGGCGGCGGCCGCGGCCATGTCGGCGGACGCGTACGGGAGGTTCGAAAGGTACAGTATGAGCTCTGCCCATGGTTTTCCCCAGTACCAGCAAGCTGGTAACGCTCCGACCGGATTCCCCGACACGGGATTTCTCGTTTCCGGCTTCGGCAAGCCTCCCACCATCTTCATCATGCCGGCGGGGACCCACGCGGCCGCTGGTTATGGCGCTGAGGCCGTCCCGGTGGAGATCCCCGTGGTCCGGCGACAGACACCTGCCTCCAGGAACGCCAGGGCGACGCCGTTCAGAGGACCGTGGACGGAGGAAGAGGACGA ACTTCTCAGGAGATTGGTAGATGAGCATGGAGAGCACAAGTGGGCGACCATTTCAAAGCACCTCCCGGGACGGATCGGCAAGCAGTGCCGTGAGCGATGGACAAATCACGTGCGCCCCGGCATCAAG AAGGACCACATCTGGACTGAGGCGGACGACATACTGCTGATCGACGCGCACAAGATCCACGGAAACCGTTGGTCGACGATCGCGAGGTGCCTCCCCGGCCGGTCGGAGAACGCCATCAAGAACCACTGGAACGCGACAAAGCGGAGCCTCAAGTCGAAGCGCCGGCTAAAGAAGAAGACAAGCCAACAAGCCGCCCCGGGGCAGTTCACCCTCCTCGAGGAGTACATCCGCGACAAAACGATGGCTGACGAGAACGTGGCGCCACCGTCTCCGTCGTCCGGCCTCGGGTATGACGGCCAGGTTTTTCCAAATGCCGCTGCAATGCTGGCCGTCTCCACCCCACCGGGGATGGGTCAGTACCTCCACCCAGCCGACGCGGCCGGGTCATCGTCCCAAGCAGGGATGATGAACCTGAGAGCGCCCTTGCCGGACCTCAACGCCGCCTACAGCGGCGAGATGCTGGAGCGATACTACTACCCGGCCTCCTTCCCGACCTACAGCAACAACAACCTGCTGCACCATGGACCAGAGCCTGCATTTCCTCAGATGTTTAGTGCCCAGGCACGCATGCTTGCTGCATGCACGAACCTGAAATTGTTCCCGCTCCCTCAGTACCTCGGTGGCGGCTACTACGGCGGCGAGACGGGCAGCAGTAGCGCCGGTGGCAGCAGTGATCAGGACGAAGACGTGGTCCAGATGGCCTCGAGGGAGTTCCAGACGTCCGATGACGAGACCACACTGGACCTCACTGGTTTCAACTGA